A stretch of the Chloroflexia bacterium SDU3-3 genome encodes the following:
- a CDS encoding GNAT family N-acetyltransferase: MQNRAIETARLRIRAVRAADLDDICEYGADPEAGRYMRYWPKTRAKIADFIDTCIGEMSNSQPSWYEFAIILREHSKMIGNISLVVEADQAEIGWISNRRYWNHGYMTEAAQAVIHLAFDALGMRKIIGTCHEENIGSARVMEKCGMARAGHEEGHQMIKDGVAHTYTRLIYCIEKGK, from the coding sequence ATGCAGAACAGAGCCATTGAGACCGCACGGCTGCGCATCCGAGCGGTGCGGGCGGCGGATCTGGACGATATCTGCGAGTATGGGGCCGATCCAGAAGCAGGGCGCTATATGCGCTACTGGCCCAAGACGCGCGCGAAGATCGCCGATTTCATCGACACCTGCATCGGCGAGATGTCAAACAGCCAGCCGAGCTGGTACGAGTTCGCGATCATCCTGCGAGAACACAGCAAAATGATCGGGAATATATCGCTGGTGGTCGAGGCGGATCAGGCCGAGATCGGGTGGATATCAAACAGGCGCTACTGGAATCACGGCTATATGACCGAGGCGGCTCAAGCGGTCATACACTTGGCCTTTGATGCGCTGGGCATGCGCAAAATCATCGGGACATGCCACGAGGAGAACATCGGCTCGGCGCGTGTGATGGAGAAGTGCGGGATGGCGCGGGCAGGCCACGAGGAAGGCCACCAGATGATCAAGGATGGCGTGGCGCACACCTATACGCGGCTGATATACTGCATTGAGAAGGGAAAATAG
- a CDS encoding histidine phosphatase family protein yields the protein MTIQIVFETHSWSEDNDRGIATGWLDGRLSERGRALASELGARRRDDGITAVFTSDLGRAVETARIAFEAAAVPILADWRLRECDYGDLNGQPAAAMHRSRAQHLDLPYPNGESWRQAVARASRFLGDLRPRWEGRRILVIGHVATRWALDQQLNGVALEALMEQDFAWREGWEYRLRD from the coding sequence ATGACCATCCAGATCGTGTTTGAGACCCACTCGTGGAGTGAGGATAACGACCGCGGCATCGCGACCGGCTGGCTCGACGGGCGGCTCTCCGAGCGCGGGCGCGCACTGGCTAGCGAGCTGGGCGCGCGGCGGCGCGATGATGGCATCACCGCCGTGTTCACATCCGACCTGGGGCGCGCGGTCGAGACGGCGCGGATCGCCTTTGAAGCGGCGGCAGTGCCAATCTTGGCCGACTGGCGGCTGCGCGAGTGCGACTACGGCGACCTGAACGGCCAGCCCGCAGCGGCAATGCACCGCAGCCGCGCGCAGCACCTCGATCTGCCCTACCCCAACGGCGAGAGCTGGCGACAGGCGGTCGCGCGGGCCAGCCGTTTCCTGGGTGACCTGCGACCTCGCTGGGAAGGGCGGCGCATCCTGGTGATCGGCCACGTGGCCACGCGCTGGGCCCTCGACCAGCAGCTGAATGGCGTGGCGCTCGAAGCCCTGATGGAGCAGGACTTCGCGTGGCGCGAGGGCTGGGAGTATCGCTTGCGCGACTGA